AAAGTGCATATCAGTTTTTCATAATTGCGATAGGGATTATTCCAGGCCGTATAAATATACCAGACCACCGAATCTTTCGAGGTGTCGGCGTAATCATTGGCCGCCGACCCGGTATCGAGTTTGCTGATATAGCAACTGAATATTCCCTCGACATCGGTAGCCCCGAATAAGTCGTTAAAGTAAAATAACGGTGCTAATCCGGTGCCGACCAGTGAATCGGTCTGGGTCGTTCGGGCCGCCGTGGTATCGACGGCTTTGCTCGACACGTAACTATTGGAATAGCGCGAGCCGTCACCCGTGATTCCCTTATCACTGGCCGTCAGGGATACCAAGAGGGCGATGAAGGCCACCAGCGCAATTACGGACAATCGTTTCAACATTACAAAATACTCCTTCGCCCCGGATGGTTATTTTATCACCGGCATAACAGTGCATCTGCAATTTATGGTTTCTTCGGGCGGCCCGGCAGGATCACCGGGATAACGCAGGGCCACACCGCCGATATCGAAATTATTATTTATCCCGACCTTCTGGCCATCAGCCGCCATGTGGCTTTCGCGCGTATCCCCGTCGATAGTCGCCAGCCATTCTTTTTCTTCAATGCCCGCCTGACCGTAACCCATAACGGTGCCGCCATTGACCGCCGAGGCCATTTCCGTCCGGGCAATAGTCATGGCGCGCGCCTGCGTGACGGTATCGCCCTTTATCCATCGGGCATAGGTGTCCCGGATATTCTTTTCCAATTCCTTCGCCGACCAGCCTTGTTCATACGCTTCCTGCAATAATTGTTTTATTTTTTCGTAAGATTTATCGTTAATCGTTTCGATGCGATTCATCAGTAATTCGATACTCTGCCGTACGTTGGGATTGTTAATATTGAAATTGAGGCCAAACCCCAATTCGTCCATTGCCGCCTGCCCCGACTCATAAACCGTTTTGCGAACGTACTGTCCGCCGTCGGTGCGTAAGATTTGGTTCTCGGTGCCCCGATTGAATATTTTCGACGATTCGTTTTCGGCATCATCCTGCTTGCCCGCCTTGAATTCGCAGTCTATTTGAAACAGCCAGGAATTCAGAAATATTCCGTTTTGCGTAATGCTGTTCAGGGCGGTGATTACGCGATCACGCTGTTTCGTGAAATAGGCGGCCATGACTTTGGCGAAGGCGCGCTCTTCACGCCGCACGCGCTTATCGAACCGTTGCCATTTTTTATAGCGGGGGGACGTGCGGTTTCTTTCCGCCTTATTTTGACCTTCCGGGGCGGGAAAGGTCTTTTCATCATCCCCCCTCGGTTCGTTGTCCAAATCCTCGTCATCGGTATTATCACTGAAACCGGACGGTGCAATCGACCGCAATTCATCGGCGGCGGGATTGTTATCCGCCGGGGCCAGGCCGACTTCCTTACGCGCTTCATTAGGTGTCATCACCCCGGCAGTTACCAGCGTGCCCAGATAAGTCGCCAGTTGCACCCGGTCATCCTGCAGGGCCTTGACGCCGGTATAATTAAACTTGAGGGAGTGTTCTTCGTCGAAGTGGCGCCATATCAGTTGCGTGTTATAGGCTTCTTCGATAATCCCGCAAATGGGAATCAGAGTATTTTCCCACCACGACCGCTTTTGAATCATGGCGTTGGCGTAAGATGCGAATTCGAGAACCCCGGCCTCGGACGGCGGGACGCCGAAGTATCCCAAGATTTGCTCACGATTAAGTTTCAGGCCCTCGATATACATCATGTCGCGGAAGGACTGCACTATCGGCACCGGCTCCACGCCCGGCGGTAGAACGCCTGCCCGATGTTGCCGCTTCGACCCCCTATGTCTTTCTTCGAGGGATTTCAGAAATCGCTTTTCGTCTTCTTCGGTCGGGAAGGTATTGGAATTCTTGAAGAATATTTCCGGCACGGCATGATTCTCGAACCATTGTTTATTATAATCAATCGCATACTGGTCGGTGCGGATTATCTCCTGCGCGGGCCGTAAAGGATTAACCCCCTTGAAGGGGTCGCTCATGTGATAATTGCGGGCATGGACTATAGCCTCGAAGGGATAGAATATTTTCCGTTGCATCGGATCGAACACATACCCCGTCGCCTTGCCGCTCACTTTGTCGCGCAGAACATCCATCATCCAGGGTAATTGCGGCCAGAGTTCGAAGGCATTGCCATCCGTCGAGAATTTATCGAGAATCAGATAAGCGTTGCCGGTCAGGAGTAACGATTGCACCATGTGGACGATAATTTCTCTTTGCGAATGAAAGGTATTCGGCTTATTGATTATGGCGTTGGCCGGATGCCCTTCGTCGTCCTCGAATACCTCTTTGCCTTCGGCAACAGTCTTAACCTTAACCGACAATGGCAGGCCGCCGATGCAGTTCAGGATAAGGCGCATGGCGATAGCGACGTTGATATCAATGCGGTCGGCCTGATTGATATCGAATACCTCGCCCGTGAATATGACGGGACGACCGCCGACATAGACGATGGTTTGATGCACCTCGCCATCGTTTGCCTTGTGCCCCGCCAACCGTTGCATTATGCGATTAATGATATTCATATTCACGCCCATTTTACTTCGTAAGCAGACCGGCCCCAGCCCGCTATCTTGGCCGCCATGTGAACATAGTTTTCCGCGTGGAAGAAGTGGTCGGGCTGTCCGCCCTCTGTCCAGACGAACACCGGCACCGGCTTACGCTTCATATCCAGTACCCGGGTGGAGGCCATCATGTGCCGGGCGAAATCACCGTTACCAAGCGAGCGGACATTCTTCGGATACATGACCCGCTGGGACAGGATGCCCGCCACCATATCATCAAGCGATTCGGTGCGATTGGCTTTCAGAATATGGTCGTCCCGGTTGATGATATCGCCGCCCGTCCTGCCTTCTTTGGTATATTCGCAGACAAAGAAGCGTCCGTGCTTCTTGGCGTATTCCCGCGCCTTGTGAATTTCAGGCAGAGCATCAATGACCCCGACGCAAGAATTGAACCGCTGTCTCACTCGTTCAAGTTCTTCCCAATCGGGCACGATGCCCCGGAATAACGCCCGTCTGCGATTCTCGACAAAATCATCAATGGCTACGTGCAAGACGGCCCCCACGTCCACGCCCATAACCGACCATGAGGCTGTCGGCCCCATGAGATAATCGCCTTTGCACTTATCCAAGTCGGTAAAGGTCAGTTGATCGCCCTCGCCGGTGTAGGGCAGACCCAACTCGGAATTGTAAAAGAGTTGCTTCTTGGTCTGATTGATCAAGGCTTCCTGAAACCGCCGCCAGAGTTCGTCGGTCGTAATCTGATTCGTGAACAGTTTGCTGATATGATAGCCCGATGTTTGACAGCCGGATTGTTCGGCCACCCATTGCCCGACGCTATGGCGGTCGAGAGGCTTATTACACCGGCGGCAATGGGGAGGGAATCCATCACCGCCGGGCACCGCAAACAGCACAGACTCAAGGGAAGACAGAGAAGAAAAGCCTACCGGAAGGTAGGAGTTATCGTCGGTCTTATGCACGAAATTGACGAACCAGTCGAGTGGTTGCCATTCGTTGCAGGCCGGGCACTTGATATGCCATTCTTTTTTATCGGACTTTTCGTATTCGGCATGGATACCACAACCGGATACGGTCGGATTAGCAATCTTGAGGATAGTCGGATTCTTGGCCGAGGCCAGACGGTCATAGGCCATTGCCAGATTATCCTGATCGCATTCGTCGAATTCATCGACGATCAAATCATCGGCGGGAAATTCCTTGAAACCCATCCGCACGTTGGAACCGACGAACTTGACCACGCCGTTGAAAATGAATTTCAGCCCGGTATTGTCGGTGCCGATGCACCCTGCCTTGTAAAAGGGCACGTCGGACAAGAGCCGGTCGATACGGTTATTGACGACATCGTTGCGGACTTCGAGGGTCGGCAGGACGTATAAGACCGAGCGGCCCATACGTAGTTTCTGCATTAGTTTGACGATGGCATATTCCGTAACGCCGCACTGCACCGACTTGATAATGACCATAAGGGGGGAGTGGTCGCGGTAGATATCGAGCAACCACGGCTTGTCGCCGAGGGTCATATCCTCGCCGCGCGTCGAACGATGCTGAAACAGGGCAATCGCCAGTTCCGGTTCGAGGCGTTCAATTATCCCGGCTGATTCGACCAAATATCCGAGCAAGGTCGCCCGTTCGGGATTTGAGTTGTTCGTCTGTACGGTCGGCAAAATTATTTATCTCCACTGACGTGATATAAGTATTTCCGGTCTTACTCAGGGCCGCGACGAGGCGGTCGCCGATGCTATTTGTCTCGGACTGCGCCGCCCGGAGTAACTGCGCCCGGATATATGCTTTTTTATTTTTGCGATAGAGATTCTGGATTTCGTTAATCCGCCAGCCCTTCTGGGCTATTGGGGTATTTTCGAGAATATCGGAATTAATTTTGACTACTTCGTCGAGGATGGCTTTGCGGTATTCGCGTTTGTAATATGCGATGTTTGGAATTTCGATTGAGAACCCGAATTTTTGATTGAACTCGCGGGCGATAGCCTTTAACTCTATCGGCTCGAAGACGGCTTCAGCAAGACGCCGAACGATCCACTGCTTGTGCAGTTCGTCTAATTTATTTTTTATTGCGCCCAGTTAAATGTCAATAAGCCTAACGCGGCTATCTCCTTTCGCGGGTTAAGGGGTAATAAAGTTTTATGCAAAAAGCAAGAAGATTTTTTATTACCTATCCCAAATTGCGCCCAATCAGGCTTATAACGACGATAGTGGCACCCCCGGCAATAGCCTTAAGTGTTTTTCTGATATTGGCTTGGAACAATGCCTTATCCCGATGGATATCTCGCGCCATATCCTGAATGACGGTAAGTTCGCAGTTGATTTTTTCTATCGCCTCCGCGCAAATATTCGCCTCGTGAAGCAAACTCCAGGGTATTACCGCCGGATTATCATCGGCGTGATTATCGAGGAATTTTTGATAGTTCATCAGAAACATTTTTTCGTAATGGGAATCGACTGACACCATCTGTCGCTGAATTTCTTCAGGCAGTATACACAGTGCATTGAGCAGGGATCGCGCTTTCATGAGGTCGTTGTATTCCCTGGTAGTGCGATACGCTTTACGGTCGTCAGTGGATAATAATTTATCCGTTTTCCATATTGCACTATCAATAGCGCAGAGCATCGGGTCGGCCACCTCTCTAATTTCCTTTATCATTTTTCAACTCCTTTTCACATTCGTCGATAATCGGTTGCATGATACCGGCGGGATATCCGCATTCGATAAGCAGGGCTTCGATGGCTTTGGCCCAGGGTAATTTTTTCTCAAAATCGACTTTATAGCCGGGGCCGGTTTTATTAAAAATAATCTGGTGGGGATATCGGTCGGATATGATTTCGGCTTTTTTGAGGAGTTCGTCCGAGGGTTCGATTATTTGCACTTTTTTATTCCGGTCGATGAAAACGGATGGGATTCCAAACCGGGGTTTGGATTTCCCGTCCTGATCCGGTTCCTGATTCCTGATTCCTGAAGAAGCGTTAGCTAAATTCCCCCTTGGGGGGGTAGGGGGGGATATTCTCTTCTCTTCTCTTCTATACTCTGCTCTGTGTGACATTTTACTGACATATTGGCGACCATTTTGGTATGTTATATCCTCCCTTATCCATTCAATTTCTGGATATCTATCCGTTATACCGCATACGATTATACGGCCATCATCGCTTATTTCTAACAAGCAATTTTGTCGCAATTTTGCCACGCTGTTTTGGCCAGACCTTGTATCTTGGCCGCTACGACGGGACAAATTTGCAACATTTTTGTGGTTGGGGAGCACTTCCCGCTTACATGCCAGGGCCGCTTGACAAGCATAAAAATAGAAGGATTTCACCGCCGCCTTTTCGTTACAAATCCGATCATCATTCCACCAAAAGTCTATTGTTTCAATCGTGAATTGCCCGGCCATTTTTCGCCGCCGCCGATATGAATTAGAGTCCGCCATAAAGACCTATTAAACGGCCCCAGGCCGCCGGCGGCGTGTGCAAAACCCGGAGGTTCGCCGCCTTTGGCCCAGGTGCCGCACTATCTGTTTATGGTAAATTGGTTTTGCACAATACCACGATATTATATTCAATAATCAATGTCAACAAATATTTTAAGATCATAGAAGTATCTCCTGTGCGAGTCTTTGTTTGGCAATCTCACAATACTTTTCCCCTATACGGATGACCATTATCCGGTTCTGCCTCTGTTACTTGATAAGAACAACTATGAATTGATTTGCCGACATCGTATGGTTTTCCATAATATAATATTGGCTGAAAATCTCCCCTACCCCATAAATGAACACCTACCGATGCGGG
This genomic stretch from Patescibacteria group bacterium harbors:
- a CDS encoding phage terminase large subunit family protein produces the protein MPTVQTNNSNPERATLLGYLVESAGIIERLEPELAIALFQHRSTRGEDMTLGDKPWLLDIYRDHSPLMVIIKSVQCGVTEYAIVKLMQKLRMGRSVLYVLPTLEVRNDVVNNRIDRLLSDVPFYKAGCIGTDNTGLKFIFNGVVKFVGSNVRMGFKEFPADDLIVDEFDECDQDNLAMAYDRLASAKNPTILKIANPTVSGCGIHAEYEKSDKKEWHIKCPACNEWQPLDWFVNFVHKTDDNSYLPVGFSSLSSLESVLFAVPGGDGFPPHCRRCNKPLDRHSVGQWVAEQSGCQTSGYHISKLFTNQITTDELWRRFQEALINQTKKQLFYNSELGLPYTGEGDQLTFTDLDKCKGDYLMGPTASWSVMGVDVGAVLHVAIDDFVENRRRALFRGIVPDWEELERVRQRFNSCVGVIDALPEIHKAREYAKKHGRFFVCEYTKEGRTGGDIINRDDHILKANRTESLDDMVAGILSQRVMYPKNVRSLGNGDFARHMMASTRVLDMKRKPVPVFVWTEGGQPDHFFHAENYVHMAAKIAGWGRSAYEVKWA
- a CDS encoding phage portal protein: MNIINRIMQRLAGHKANDGEVHQTIVYVGGRPVIFTGEVFDINQADRIDINVAIAMRLILNCIGGLPLSVKVKTVAEGKEVFEDDEGHPANAIINKPNTFHSQREIIVHMVQSLLLTGNAYLILDKFSTDGNAFELWPQLPWMMDVLRDKVSGKATGYVFDPMQRKIFYPFEAIVHARNYHMSDPFKGVNPLRPAQEIIRTDQYAIDYNKQWFENHAVPEIFFKNSNTFPTEEDEKRFLKSLEERHRGSKRQHRAGVLPPGVEPVPIVQSFRDMMYIEGLKLNREQILGYFGVPPSEAGVLEFASYANAMIQKRSWWENTLIPICGIIEEAYNTQLIWRHFDEEHSLKFNYTGVKALQDDRVQLATYLGTLVTAGVMTPNEARKEVGLAPADNNPAADELRSIAPSGFSDNTDDEDLDNEPRGDDEKTFPAPEGQNKAERNRTSPRYKKWQRFDKRVRREERAFAKVMAAYFTKQRDRVITALNSITQNGIFLNSWLFQIDCEFKAGKQDDAENESSKIFNRGTENQILRTDGGQYVRKTVYESGQAAMDELGFGLNFNINNPNVRQSIELLMNRIETINDKSYEKIKQLLQEAYEQGWSAKELEKNIRDTYARWIKGDTVTQARAMTIARTEMASAVNGGTVMGYGQAGIEEKEWLATIDGDTRESHMAADGQKVGINNNFDIGGVALRYPGDPAGPPEETINCRCTVMPVIK